CTGTAGCTCACATTCTTTGAttatatatgttattattatataagAAGATCTGAaggaaacaacaacaatttTCAGTATTTCGACTGAATCTTTTCCATTACCTATATTGTATATACAATACATTTTCACGGGATGGGAACCCTTTAATAATAAGATTCAGTTATTGTGTTACAGTTCTTTACATTTTGGTGGTGGGGTCTTACCAGTTGTTTAGATATGAATTCACAGCCTGTTCCTTGATGGGAACCATATCCAAAAGCATTTTTATGTAAgcacaaatgaatgaaaatcTTGAAGAAAGACGTGTGAAATAATGAAGTGCTgtttgttttccaaaggagtGGCTAAAAAGGAGGAAAACCCAACTGGTGGAGACAACTTACTGAAGCTTCATTGAAAGGTTCCTCATGAATAGCAGGTGTGGGAGGTGTATCCTacgaaagaaaaacaaacaataagaaAACGTTAATATAAAACTAAATATAGCAGGTGACAAGAACCAACCTAAACTAGAGCCAACATGTATCATTTATATCAGAAAAGGAAAGAGCTGAAACAGGAAGTCAGGAAAGCTTTTCTTTGTCTCTGCATTGACATGACGTTCATAAACCACAACTGATTAAAGCTTTTTGTAACATCTATAGAAACCATGCTGTGTGATCTCACAGCTTTTAAACTGATTGCTTTTGCACTTGGCGGAGGCCTCTGCATTTTCATTTATAACATGTCAATACTTAATGCATACCATGAATTTAAATTAAAAGTTTAGGATTgcaatttttaaatgtttgcatATCCTTCACTAGAAAGTCATATTGGACataatgtattgaaatgttTATTGTGCCTtcatacattttacaattatgAAGTCTTTATAAATGTTCTTGACTTTTTCAGTACTTGACCTGTATGTGTAGTCTGTTTCCTCTTAATGGCCTATATTTATAGTAAATTGCATGCACCAAACAGAATTCCTATAAGTGAAAACCTAATTGGTGATAATATACTCTGAATCTAATTTGCTTCCATCACTTAACCTTAATCAGCGTATAATTATGATGACAGGCCTTTAATTACTTAGCAAAAAATGTATGCACAGTAAAGATGGGCATCATATCCAATTGCCCACTATACGGTAACTTTAACATGAGCTCGGTACATTCTCGCTACAGAGGGTTCCCCCGAGGATTGCTCAAGTATGACCCGCCCTCCTCTACCTCTGATTGGCTGCGTTCAATTAAAGTAAATTGTTTGACAAGATTGATTGAGACAGAATCTGTCATATCACTAtgattttaaattaaatatagaTTTAAGAGAGGTACGGCCTTTATCCTTAATTGAAAACCTACCTGTCCGTCAGCAACGAGTTTATTTAACATGCCGACAAATGAAATGTTAAACTTAAAATAAAGACGGGGACACGTTACAGCAGGGTGACGAAAACAAGCACCCAACAACACTGTTTCTGAAAAATGAGGAATGGACCTCTCCTGACAATAAACACAACTTGGATTCGGAACATATTTAAAGAAAAACTAGTTGGTTGATTATAAATATGGAGGAATGGATCCATGTCCAGACTGAAAGACCACTCTGAAGGTAGGGATTTGCCACGTTTTGTTTGTATCGCTCTTGTTTACCATGCCGGTAAATCTGAATGAACTATACCCTAGTGCTCATGTTTATCGTAAAATGGACTGAACGGTTAAATTGTGGGAATCTAACCGATCTATCAATAAGTAGCTTGTCCATATTGaccaaatgtaaaacatttattaatgcacatttattttgtaatcagTTTTAAACTCcttaaaaggtggggtaggcaattcacttcagaaatctttgttttatattccatggaatgttcttaacatcccgatagcaatgaatcaATTAAATGCTTtggcaataaatatatacaaatatttatatatatacggGCCCCATTTGACAATCCAAttatcagccttccatctcgtgcacaaatgtatctcgtgccctcattggtcacgcacgttcgtgtgtgttggaggaggggctctgtaaggaagtctgaaggaaggggcagatttttttcggttgtgtacgtctatggttgtgtactttcaaattctagcttactcgagctggtttctccattctttccTACCCAACATTTAACTCATGGaattacgttttaaaaaagGCCCACATCCAAATAATTTACATTAAAATAAACTATAATATTTAACGTCATTTCAAGACCTgcctttatttattaaaatggtCACCATACCCAACGAGTTAAAGGGGCTGGGTGTTACATTGAAGTTGTATGGGTAGGTAAACTACACAATAAACACATACTGTAAAGCTTACACCTACTGTCAGAAGCATGCACATAGAGTATATTTCGAAGGTTGACATAATCAGAAATGACTGCAAGTGCAATGTTAATGCCATGCACTGAAATGTTAGATTTTTCAAACTCCCTTTCAGGAAAGAGGTATTCATATGCATAAATGCAGTATATGAATACTTAAGCCCTGAAGAGGTTTGGCAGCTCTGCAGCCTGTGATTACATCTAATCGCCTTTTTCATTTTCTGCTGTAACCACAGAGGTGCCAAGGCAGAACATTTGATTCAAATGCCCTTCTCAGTCATTTACAAAATGGTGAAACGGTCTTGCACTCCTTGCAACAGCAGCCACCTTTTATTCTGTGAGGTTGTTGGAAGGAGAGACCAAGTGTGAAGTCAAGGTGGGATTGAAGGGACGCCTGAAGCTTAAGCATAGGGGTGTTTGCTTAGAGGCCCGCAGCGTTCTGAAATGGCCAAGCAGATGCCAAACTTTGCGAAGGGGAGGACAAGGGAAAGCAAAAAGCTCTGTGGACCATGGACGTAAAAACTAAGTCTGTCAATGATGCTATGCCAAGGGACGTGAACTTTTGCTTTCTCATACACAGCCACATGAGTTCTGAAGTATGTGTGATTGATTGTTTTTAGATGGTAAAAACAAGATCTGCACGACTGAAGCTCATGCAATGCTTTACTTTCCGATGATTGACAAGTATGTTAAGGGTCGGATGGTTTTTACCGCTTGCTTCCATTTGAATGTGTCTTGGTTTGGCATCCTGAAGTGGATGTGGCTGCTGTCCATGTTGCTCTGTCTGTCCCGGGACCACTGGGATTTCAGAGGCAGCGTTAGAGGAGGTGCAGTTGGAAACTTGGAGCTAAAGAGAAGATTCTCTTTAAACTCCAAGTTGTTTTGAAAATGATCTTCATGTCCTCTTGTATACACACTTTGTCCCGTTGTGCGTCTGGAGTCTCTAAGCTCCTGTTGCCCAAACAACTCATTCTTCATCTGTGGGAGTGGTAGACTTTGCTGTTGAAATGACATTGCAGCCTCGCAGTGGTGCTTGGTGGCTCCTGTGTTTTCCATGATAACATTTGCTGCAGACTGCAATTCAGAATCGTCATCTACTCTCCTTCCTGCATCACAAGATTCATCTTTTGATTTTGTCATCTGTACATCCCCAGTCCCACCAAAGACACCTCTGTCAGACCAACTCTGAGATGCAATGTTTTCCTTATTCTTCTTGGATCTCTGTGGCTTTAGAGGAACTACTTTGGTGACTTCTGAGTTTGAGTTTCTTCCTATGTTGCATTCTTGAGCTCCCACAGGGCTTGAGTCTTTTATTGTCCAGGTCTCCCAATGCCTCGCGTCACTCTCAATTCTGCCGCCGTTGCCTTTTGGGAGAGAATCCACAGCCAATACGGTTTCAACGTTGTTTGTTCCCTCTCCATGAGTGTTGCACTCATACTGACAATGCCTAATATCTCTGTTGCTCATTGCACTCCCCTGTTTGTCATGTGGAGATCCATATCCATTTTCTTGAATGGTGTTGCTTGCTAATACAGAATCTTGATGCCCGTTAGTTGCTACTGTACCATCCACAGGGCTCAAATACGTTATTCCTGTTGCTCGAAAGTCTGTTTCCTGTTTTGGAGATGTCCCAGGTCTAGTTTTTAAAGAGTCATTGGCTGTTTGACAGTTGCTCAACTTTGTGTCAGTCCAAGGTGTCAAAGCAAACATGTTTTTACTCTCAGAGCAAGTATCCAGCTCTCCTTCATAAGCATCCTGCTTGTCAATCAATTTCGCATCAGCGGTCGCCTATGTTGACATAGAGTAGATGGTTACTTTAGCTTAGCTCTTCTAGTATTTGTTATCCTATCCTTACTCTTAACGATTTGTGAAGAAAAACAGTCATTCACTTTTCAGATTTGTCTGTGTTTTGGCTCaatgaaatacatttttttaaaagagTTGAAGAAAAGACTGCATGGAAAGAAATCTATAAATATATATGATTCTAACTGTTGTAGTACAGTGAGTATTGTAACTTGGGAACAGGAGGTCATTCTTACTGTTTTGTGCTCAGGGGTTCCTCCAGGAGGagtagctgaggagaggcgttTCTCCCTCTGGGCCATCTTGCTGTTAGGCTGCTTCAAAGCCCTCTTCAGCTCATTGATGCTGGCCTGGTGCTTCTGTAGAACATCTTCTGGCTTATCCAAGAACTGCTGCTTACACACCAgggaaataaacaaaaaaaatgttacTATCCTGGATCTGAATCTATTTGGTTCTGGTAACAATCATCTCTAcatttctcttttctttttcaaaattcTCACTCttactctgttctgatgagggTTCGGTGTATGCATGCCTGTTTTTTGTTGCAATACTGGGCTGTATAAGGAATTAAATGCTGCCACCAACACACATCATTGAACAATAAAGGTATTGATAATTACCTTAAACAGATATAGACCTTGGTACACTCAAAACCATCTGCATTTGTATTTTACCTTGGCAATGTGAGCAAACATATATTGTGTTAGAGGTCTACACAGGTTTAAACAATctgaacatttttatttaaaatatcttacaatttatttgtgttactgttgATGCATGTAGTATAATGCCTAGCAATTTTGGATGGAGATGGATGGAGATGGAGCACATTGATTTTGAAACTAACAAGCTGTGTTTTAATAGAAACTCCAGTGTTGTGGCTGTTTGCTGAGTTCTAGCAGTGAGTGAGAGGCACAGGTATACATAAGAAAACACAGAACACCTGGTGATAGCCACACACAGCACATGCCAAAAGAGACAAGCAGTACCTCCTGTTTGGGCCGAGGGGTGGCCAGATCCTTTTCCAACAGAGGAGGGAGCCCAAGGTGTGACAAGTGAGATGAAGTGATGGGTTTTGAGCAAAGCGCGAGGTTGAGGATTGGGGTTCGGGGTGGAGAACAGATGCGTGCAGAGACAAAGAGGTAGAGTGCTGCAAGTGAGTCAAAGAGGCAGGCAGCCAGACGGACAGACAAACAGTTAACACCATCAGGGCTTTCGACTTAAAGACCCAACAAGCCATTTAATGCTCTGCCAAGAAGACAGGGACAATCCATTTCAGTGTCAGCCAATTGATAATTCATGCAGTCATCTATTGACTGAGCATAAGTGTTTGGAGAGGGGGATTATTCCCATACTTCTTCATCCAAAGACTTGGTGAAAAGGCATCACACAACCACAAATGATCGGACTAGATACACTGGAATAACCTTTACCATAAGGAACACAACAATGCATTCTTGCACCTTCGTAACCAATAAGAATGTACTTCTAAAAAGGACAATTCATATAAAAATAACTAAATATGAATTGAATAGTGAGACTTTTACCCATCTCAGTTGAGTATCAGGAGATTTGCCAACTAAGGAAACACCGATTCACTGAATCATCAACAGTGCTTTAGGGCCATCTgtttatactgctaatatgatCTAATTTcacacagggacacaactaaacaTGTGTTGACAATTGTGAAAGATGCTTTTTTCACTGTTCAATCTAGATAAGAGCTACATTTCAATGAAAAAAATCCAGTAAGAATTTTCCATAGGGCAGAtaagaaaaaaggaaagaaagagcCTCAATGATTCATATTAAAACAGTTTGCGAAGATCAATtcatgccgtttccatggattATGCCCAATGGAATCTTGGAAGTTATGAcatgaaaataaataacattcCCTTCAGAGACAAACAATCAAAAAAAGAATAgattgtgttttaaaaaaacgtaTATGACCTACAGAAACCAAAAACCACAGACAGACGCTAAGGGCCAAGGCCAAAATACCTCAGGTTTTGAGTCTAGAGACGTGCCTTCCGCCTCACCCTGCAGGAGAGTATGAGGTGGACCACAGAGAGGTCAGAGAGAAGAGAGCAGAAGTAAGCAGAGTGTGTGTTAACAACACAGCAGGGGGAAGAGAAGAACTGTTAGAGGCATGAAGCTGGGTTAAAGAAATATCATCGGCAGCAAAGAGGTCAAGTTAGTCTTCGGGAGGCGATTGAAGAAATGGAGAGGAAAGAGGATTCATTATGAGATTTATAAGTCTGCAGAGGAGGAGGGAATAGAGTAAATTAGGCCAAGGAGAGAAAAAGTCAGGATGGTGATTACAGTCTTATATGAAAAGGAATGTGAGAGAGAAGCATGAGGAGTGCTAGTCAAAAGTTCATGAGGGATTTTTTTCGGGCGTAGATCTATAAGTTTCGAGCTAAGGAAACTGCCTTAAGATGTTTTGTCGCACTTTTTCTTAAATTATGAGGAAATAATTGATTTATCTGGTGTTTCATTCACTAGTTGAATGTAATTTATTCATACCGTGTGCATTAAAATGTACAAATTGTGGCCTTGTTGAACAGCTATACATTAAGGCAGGTCCATGTTTGTACCTTGAGCTCGATGGTCCTAGTGGAAGTTGATATGCGTGCACCGTAGGTATGTTTCTGATCTTGATCCTGGTCATCATGCTGCTCTAGCTCCTGATCTGTGAACTGGTCCTGATCTTGGTCCTGATAATGGTACTGATCTTGGTCCAGGTCCAGGCTGCCCTCCTGGTCCAGGTCTTCTCTGGACATGAACTGTGTGCGTTCACTAGAGCTCCGCTGGGACAGCTGTTCCATACTGTAACCGAGAGCTGAGGCTGGGGAGGTGCAATGGAAGGGATAGGTGAACCAACCACAACTCCAGTGATAAAGCTTTTACATGATATGCAGTACAGTGTTTATTAAGGCCACATATATCAAGAGGCTGTGCTCTAACATGAAATCACAGGATAAAAGCTGCTTTTATTGCAGTTTTTGCCAAGGAGTTTCGGTCTCTGTCAACAGGGGACTAAAACATGTGTTTCTTCAGTCTGAAAGCCATAACACAAAATCAATATGCACTGTTGATGGAATAGCTAAGTATGCTTTCACGCATACAATGTTATCAATCCATTTTTAAACCTGAGGGGCTGGAGTCAATTTATCGGCTCACATGTTAATCCAGAAGATAAGTGAACCTCAGAGTGGATAGAGAAATAGTCTGGGTTCTTACCTCCATCAATACTTCGGGCCAGCAAGTACCTCTTGCTAACGGACCGATCAAACTGTGGGGCCGGCCTGTCGATCAGAGCGCTCGCCTGTCTGGTCTGGGCTTGGGTTCGCCCGCTGTAGCGGAACTTTGAGCCAATCACCAGGAAGCCCTTGGGAGGGGGCTCTGGGGAAACCAACCTGCAGAAAGGTTCAGCTTGTGTAAATCTACCTCAAATACTACCTTGTTGTTGACAATGTTTACTTAATTACAAAGTTAAATCTCTTATGAGGCACATACAGCAGTGTGGAACAGTAACTGATAAAATAGCTTGAGGGGCAAGCAAGatacacattatatatatatatatataattaattaCAATATAACATCTGTGTATATTTCTTGCTTTTCCCAATGAGTTGTTTTGTCTCCTTGAACCAATTATTTTGCATCTGTTTTAAACAACTGAATCGTAAAACAGCACGACCAGCTTctataacaaaacaaaacaaaccacaaataaATCACTAGCTCCTTGTGGAACAAATGGTTTTACCGTAAAAAGAGAACAACACCTTTTTATATATTGAGTGTCACTTGATAGAATCCCAAAAGATATAGCAATTGTGCAGAGTGTGAACAGATCATGCAAGGAGTGAAGTGCAGAAAAAGTGTGTCTCTGTGCATCTGTGAGTATCCTACCTGAAAAAGGTGTGGTGCTCAATGCAGACCTTCCACAATCGCTTTGAGGCCCGATGGTTTGGCAGCTTGAAGCCTATGGTGCTCTCAAACTGTTCATACTGAGGAGTGAGGGGGAGGAGTGGGGGTGGAGGACAAGAAGGATGGAGGGAAGTGTGGAAGGAaatagagggagggagggagggaggtgtgGAAGGAAGGAAATAGAGTGAAGGAAGTGAGTGTGGGGAAATATGGTTGGATGGTGGCAGGTTGAATTGTGTTGACTTTGCAGCAATGAGCAAATCAATGCTTGTAACTCGTAATATATTTTCCCAATGCCATGTCAGGTAGACATTCTATCTCTAACCAACCGACAAATTAGCCATTCATGCCAACCCATCAGATAATCAGTTGTGTGAGAAGAAGAAGATGCTTTCAAATCAATAGTTTTATTTGCAATATACCAGGGCTTCAAACATGAAACACTAGTTCCTTCACAAGAGGAAGCCAAATCGTGTcttatacaaatacaaatatgtggGGAGAGTTTCAAATCAAAGGATTTTAAATTACAATGACGATCCTCCAGGCAATTAGAAGTGTCAGCCGACTTAAGAGGATAGATGTGCAGAACAAAGTGTATGCACTGAATGGCTTGATGTTTACTATGAAGATGTCAATGTAAGTTAAACAGTGGATGTACAACACCTCCAAGGCAAAATAATGACAGATAAGAATGAATAATAATTGTAGGTAGTTGAAAACCATAGTGTGGTTCCAACATTTGCATGTGAATCCTCAAGAGTGCAAACCCTCATGACTGACCTATCAGCCTTATCTTAACAAAACGTCAGTTGTCAACTTGTTTGCTGCAGATAAATCTCTGAGGTAACACCTTTATCAAACCATGAAATTATTATTTATGCTCCTCGGGACGAGTCAAGATAGACAATGATGTAATTTTGAAAACTGTGAAACCATGAAATAGACATTTTGAGTTGGCTCTTAACCAAATTATGCGTTGTTCCACCTTCCTCTGCTATGCCAAAGTGACTTTCATGAGGTATTCTTGTGGGAATGCGCAGACAATAATTGCAAAGTGAACTCTCAAGATAACCAATGTGCAAAATACAagataatgagtttttatttaccTCTCCTGGGCGGATCTTAATATAGAAGTTGCTTCTCTTATATGAGATCTTGAGAATCTTTGGCCAGGCGAATCGGTTAATCCTTAGGCGGTCCCGATAGATGAGCAGACCGTTGGCGCTCACTCCCAGCATTATGTCAATTCCTTCTGAATCCTGGTGATCACACAGCATTGAATATTAGTAAACCTCCGACAACGTGAATGAAACAGTCTCAGTGAAACAAAGTGTCCCTGTACCTTAGCATGATGCAGATCCACCCCGTACATTGAGAGCTTCTTGCCATTTTCTAGAAAGTTCACCTCTGCCTCTGCAGGACTCATTCCCCTACGAGTCAAAGTGCCACACATGATTAATTGTTTCTTTCATATTAATCTGACAAAGGAATAGCTTTTGTCAATATTGACTCGCATTCAATTTAATTAACCGTCATATTTTATCAGACCTGTAGTTACGATGCAGCTCCATCACTCTCTCCTCCAGCTCCCGTGTCTGGTTGGGTGCAAAGCGGAACTCGTTGACGTAGTCGGGGCCGTGTTCGTCTGCCTCGTAGTCTCCCAGTTCAGCCTGGACAGTGTAGGAGCCCAGAAGGGCGTGGGTGACGAACGAGCAGGGCAGGCGACCGGACAGGATGTCGTCCCTCAGCTGCAGGCACAGGTAGTACCTGAAGAAACACAGGAGGAGGACGAAACACTGCTGACACATGTTTAAGAGACAAGTGTGTTTATTATCAGGAAACATCAACATCCACTGCTGGACTCTGTAGTCTCAGTCCATTTGATGATGACCTAAGTTTACAGCAATGCTAATGGAGTGGTGCAGGGTTGACATAtttacccggaagtaagctgcgcatgggttccctcgacaaaaaagcaatgggatttctccataggattttggaaaatagctcgaaataaggtctgtggaaagcgaacctgttagataaatgcacgttttgttcagccagataatatccacatgtctaccctacttttatcattttcgaatcataaatctaatcgccagaagcaaaatgctaacgttatgctataaacgaactacagccgagtacagtagggtcgcacgacttcaacgtcacgccaacttaagatcgatattaaaaaatacagattcaaaattgtacaagttgagtgccggtacttgctttcaagcagaacaagggcaaacaaacttagcgggagtgtttacgttttcggcgtaatgacgtatcCTGGTatacttctgtagtcctattcagccacttgttaacaaccatcgtttttcagacacgtaaactcttcaaaaatcaccagtggggtcactactgatgtatttaatgtcgtagaacaaaacgtgatctgtctcttaaatttgtgtcaaccacagaccttgtttcgagctattttccaaaatcctatggagaaatcccattgactcTGAGACAA
This Pseudochaenichthys georgianus chromosome 7, fPseGeo1.2, whole genome shotgun sequence DNA region includes the following protein-coding sequences:
- the LOC139434155 gene encoding uncharacterized protein, encoding MTVFLHKSLRATADAKLIDKQDAYEGELDTCSESKNMFALTPWTDTKLSNCQTANDSLKTRPGTSPKQETDFRATGITYLSPVDGTVATNGHQDSVLASNTIQENGYGSPHDKQGSAMSNRDIRHCQYECNTHGEGTNNVETVLAVDSLPKGNGGRIESDARHWETWTIKDSSPVGAQECNIGRNSNSEVTKVVPLKPQRSKKNKENIASQSWSDRGVFGGTGDVQMTKSKDESCDAGRRVDDDSELQSAANVIMENTGATKHHCEAAMSFQQQSLPLPQMKNELFGQQELRDSRRTTGQSVYTRGHEDHFQNNLEFKENLLFSSKFPTAPPLTLPLKSQWSRDRQSNMDSSHIHFRMPNQDTFKWKQAVKTIRPLTYLSIIGK